From the Lathyrus oleraceus cultivar Zhongwan6 chromosome 4, CAAS_Psat_ZW6_1.0, whole genome shotgun sequence genome, one window contains:
- the LOC127074928 gene encoding uncharacterized protein LOC127074928, which translates to MKLNSPIFSFLLHFIFLVTFIFPIYSSKPNNHQIVDQSLQYDKEFHKINNTIKTNLQQINKPAIKTIHSPDGDIIDCVLFRNQPAFDLPILKEYQSLDYQEKLKGRNQINNSSVFQPWSSSGEFCPEGTVPIRRTNEQERRFGRKDMTIPKRLYEVITFVQGRGYEGAKASLNVWAPQVENAEESSSAKIWVQSPTAKESIEAGWQVFPKQYGDHNPRLFIYWTADAYKSTGCYNLQCPGFVQFSRTIGLGAAITPVSKRLGTQYSFNLKIEQDQKNRLWWLEYGSGSGPFEKVGYWPFNLFKELNNEANLVQFGGEVLDLNPTGDHTATDMGSGQFPELGLEVAAFIRNMQVAVAHDTYVDLPNPQYLEEKPDCYRIKGGFDKYHGSYIFYGGPGRSDICL; encoded by the exons ATGAAACTTAACTCACCAATCTTCTCCTTCCTCTTGCATTTTATTTTTCTTGTTACTTTCATTTTTCCTATTTACTCTTCAAAACCAAACAACCACCAAATAGTCGATCAATCTTTACAGTATGACAAAGAATTTCACAAGATAAATAACACGATAAAAACAAATCTTCAACAAATCAATAAGCCAGCTATTAAAACAATACAT AGCCCTGATGGTGATATCATAGATTGTGTTTTGTTTCGTAACCAACCAGCTTTTGATCTCCCTATATTAAAAGAATATCAATCATTG GATTATCAAGAAAAATTAAAAGGACGCAACCAAATAAATAATTCGAGTGTTTTTCAACCATGGAGTTCATCGGGTGAATTCTGTCCGGAAGGAACAGTACCAATTAGAAGAACAAACGAACAAGAAAGAAGATTTGGAAGAAAAGACATGACCATTCCTAAAAGACTTTAT GAAGTAATTACATTTGTGCAAGGGCGAGGATACGAGGGAGCAAAGGCTTCCCTAAACGTGTGGGCCCCTCAAGTGGAAAATGCAGAAGAATCCAGCTCAGCTAAAATTTGGGTTCAATCTCCAACAGCTAAAGAAAGTATTGAAGCTGGTTGGCAG GTATTTCCGAAGCAATATGGAGACCATAATCCTAGATTATTTATTTATTGGACG GCAGATGCTTATAAATCCACTGGATGCTACAATTTACAATGCCCAGGTTTTGTTCAATTTAGCAGAACTATTGGACTTGGAGCTGCAATTACTCCGGTGTCCAAACGTTTAGGAACACAATATAGTTTCAACTTAAAGATCGAGCAG GATCAAAAGAATAGGCTGTGGTGGCTTGAATATGGATCTGGAAGTGGACCTTTTGAGAAAGTTGGTTATTGGCCATTCAATCTATTCAAAGAATTAAACAATGAAGCAAATTTAGTTCAATTTGGTGGAGAAGTTTTGGATTTAAACCCAACAGGGGATCATACTGCGACTGACATGGGTAGTGGACAATTTCCTGAACTAGGTTTAGAAGTAGCTGCGTTTATTAGAAATATGCAAGTTGCAGTGGCTCATGATACCTATGTTGACCTTCCAAATCCTCAATATTTAGAAGAGAAACCAGATTGTTATCGTATAAAAGGAGGGTTTGACAAATATCATGGCTCATACATTTTCTATGGTGGACCTGGTAGGAGTGATATTTGTCTTTAA